The stretch of DNA GTACTTGAAATTCATTCTGGCACACAATGGCAATTATAGCTGAATGTTTTTGGTTCTTGAACTTGTAGTctcaaaaattgattatttaactTGTTTGAACAATGCGATAGCTTATAAGGGCCGTGACTAGGAGTTTCCAATGATTAAGTTAGTTAAATGGTGGCACTAGAAAGATGACCAACAGCATATCAAGTCTATCCACTATCTGGGACTAGAAAGACTGATTTATGATAAAATGTTGAGTCCTACCATGCGCGTGTTTGGATACCATGGGCCTATTTGGTATTGCTCTGGTATGCTTTGAAAGGAACGTTGATGTGTCAACTCCCTGAGGATATGACTGGAAATTCTTGATCAGTAGAAGGATTGAGAGATAAATAGGGAGAAACGAGAGAGAATTTAGGGAGAGAAGAAGATAGAAacgagggagggagagagaaatcagaatttCAGTGTATTTTTGTATCCTCCGTGGGATGGGATCAGCTGTATTTATAGCTGATCCTAACCTCCCCCCATGTGCGGGTAACCGCTTATATGTGCTGGGAATGTACAAGCTGCCAATGCAGCAACAAACTTAGTACAACCCCCTTACAGCATACTTTGCTAATATACTATTTTTCCCCTCTATTACATTCTAATTACAGTATCTTCCCCACTACTTCATTAGTACATGACATGatgaaaatagtttttgatAATTGAGTGTGGTGTTATGCGTATTAGTGTTAAAAGCAAGTAGTGAGTGTCTAGTTAACATTTTCACTGCTGTGCTGTAGATAtgtaaaatgactaaaaaagaCACTAgtacaataattattaaatgaacattttaaacaaatatttctatataaaccattttttcataatatatcttatataaataaaatgaaaatattgtttgtttgaaataattgtatacttaaaatatttttaaccaaaaacgttatttcaaaactgttaacTACGTAGAATATATTgtttccacatatatatatatatatatatagattttatatgCAATAATGCAAATGCAAAAGTAGTATTGGTATGCATTTCAaggttgattttattttatttttaaatatagaatGCAAGCTaaacattgaaaaataagataaaactaattttttgtgtaaaacattttatgtaaaatttatttttcaatataaaacattttatattgaaaaaagaaatataaagactaaattatttataacattcTTCTCCAtgtatatgataaatatataaatgaagctatacttataaataaaaattgaacattattttaaataaaaagttttacaaataaattattttttatatgcatacatatataaataaatttagaattaattgaaattaaaaatatcgaGCTGTTTTGGAAGTTATCATGATTGTGAGGAAAGGGAAtggtaataaaaataaaggttaattactaaaaattacCAAACTTTGACTAGTATATCAATTCTACAACAAACTTTAAAGTTTATCAATTTTACATTTgaactttcaattttttaagtaattaatacTCTTTTCTTGtgttaattattgatttttttcataCTTCCCAAACTTGTCCATGCACAGAATTAGAGTTTGTCATTATGTGCAtgattaaatttgaaaaatgggaagaaaacttaataattaatgcataaATTGAGTTTTAATGGTGTTGTAGAATTGatacaaaattgaaagtttaaatgtaaaattgatACATTCTAAAGATCGTGGTTGAATTGATACACTAGTTAAAGTTTGGTAATTAACCCTAAAAATAAATGGCCCTTTAGAGATTGTGGGTCTTGCTATAAGtttcatttattttactttaaagCTGTGATCCCTTGCTTTTGCTTTTAAGCGGTTTAGAAGAAGTAGCTGGTGCTTTAAAAGCAAAGTTATGCTTAACCAAATATTgcttttccaaaatttttaagaaaaagaagCTGCACTTTAAAAGCACAGCAATACCAAACAGGTCCAATATGTTGTGGTATTGCAATTTATACACTGAATGTCTTGGATTCTGTCAACCCTGACATTCCATTTCTGGATTATATTGACCACGAACTTCAGCTCTGCATTACATTAGATGTTTTGTATCATTTGGTTAATCTGGAGCTAACACTACGTTTTATTTTGCAGATGATAATGGAGTcttgtttaaattctgattgGCTACAGCACTCTTTTCACTCTTGGGCACAGAGATGTCAGAATGCAAACAGTGCTGAATCTGTTGAAATGCTGAAGGAGGTACATTCTCAGCTAtctggcttttttttttttattattttaaattctattaaaTTGGAGGGTAGAGCATATGGTCTATTTATTTGTTCTCTAAAATCTCCTTTGATTTGATAGTTATATGCAGATTTAACTTTTGGCATTTATGCTCCATCTTTTTGATGAATGCTTCTTCCAAGAGCAGGTGCAGCTCTCTTTTGTTGGGTAACTTCAAGTATACATGAGACTGCACTTTGAATGCACATTtcagaaaagagaaataaagaagTTTCATTTTATTGAATgcaagtttttcttttcttcttttcttaatgCAAGCCTTATCCTTCACAtggttccttcatgtgttatTATCGCCTTTACCTTGTAGCATGTTTGCAAGAGGTGGATGGAATGAAAATGGATGGAATAAAATGGGTGGAATAGGGTTCTTATTTGGGAGAGACAATAATAATGGAATGGAATTGAAATTGATGAAACACTTTCTATCCATTCTCCTCCAAAGCCCTACTTTTTGTATCCCTTGATTGGGGGAGAATGGAAggaaaaattcaattttgtgTTTGACAACAGTaaccttaataattttatagaagTTGAAATTTTCCCTCCACTTAACAAAACTCAATCTTTCCATTAAGAGGGTATTAATTGCcgtttgtttaatatttttctgTTCCATCTATTTCCATTACTTTCCCAAATGAGAGGAGAAAGtattttacatttctttaagtTTACTTTCCTTCTCTTGCCCTCCCAAAcaaatggaaaatattttaaatttcattttactcTTTTTCATTCCATCCCATTCCATTACTAGGTTTTTCCCAAGCAGAGCCTTAGCCTCCGCACACCCACCTCTTTATTAAGCAATTTTTGTTGCTGAGCCTCAATATTACCACCTCTTTATTAAGAAATCTCCATCTCTGGTGCCACTTTAGAGCAACTATTGCCATTCCTGTAGAAGTTACTACTAATTTTATGGGTTGCTTTAAAGCCTTGGCCATACAAAAATTCCGCTTGCATATATCACATATAATAGAACATTGTACACAGTGATTTATTTGAGGGAGAAGATTATTAATCATGTGgttcaaatcaaatttagaattttccCATGTAAGTAATTAACTTCCTTCTATATGTTACTAGATCTTTTCATTCTTGTATCTTTCTTAACTCAACTATTGTATCGAGCCAACTAATACCTTATTTTTAGCCTGGGTATCTAACTGTTCTCTGTATGGATGAAGTTGCTTTATTCCAAgtgaaacatatataaaaaaggaACAGGAAAGCAAGAACTTGTGAGTTATTATTTGTCACGATATTGTCCCTTAATAGCaggaattttaatttcttttacattgtaattttctgttttgctttACTGCTTTCATTTCTggttattattgtaattcctAGAATCAGTTTGTTAGCTAAGATTCCCCACGTGGAGGggggctagaataggacaaaacttTTGGTTACAACTGTTGGGAGGGTGAGGATTGCCTATGGACGCGGCCACCCAGCTATATCAGCCCCCAGGACTCTCTTGGAGAGGCATGGAATATGAGTTCTCAATTCTAATTTCTAtctatcttctcttcttcttgatcttccttctcttcttcctaactttctctctcaatctctcctATTTCTCTGTTAACACTGATTACATCTCTTCAATACCATCTGGATTGAGAGTGTAATCCTATTGTCACCCACATTCGTAACattaattggtatcagagccaccggtTCTCGGCCAAAACTCTATTGTATTGAGAACGATGGCAAATGGTACTTGCATGAAGAGCCTGGAGACGCAGCTCTAGCAAGTCAGCTTGACTATGGCGGATTTCCAGAACTGAGCCGATCAATTGGAGTTAGGAGCTACCCAGAATCATGAGGCTATCATAGCAATGGATTGTAAGTTGGAGAGTTCCATGGAGGGACTAGAACGAAGGTTGGATGTTTCGATCGCGAGGGTGCGAGATGAATTGGGAGCTCAAATGCAGCAGTTCATGGTAATGTTTACTCATCAGAACTCAATAAGGTTATCCCCTGATTTTCTCCTAGGGAGAGAAATGAGTCAATTCTGCAAGGAAATAGAATGAACCGGGGAATTGGGACCTCTGAAATTGAGGTTAACTCGGAGGAGGAGTTGGAGAAGATGTTGGGTAGGGATAGGGTAGAACCACCCAATCATCATCATCTGGGGTACCCTATGCCTCGGATGGAGATTCCGACATTTGAGGGAGTTAATCCCTGTTGGTGGTTAAGGAAATTTGAGAGGTTGTTCAAGTGGTACAAAATACCGAGGGTACAGAGGATATCCCTAGCTACTGCTTATTTCAATGAAACAGTGGATGCGTGGTTCCAAAGGTGGCTTAATGTGAGGAGGGAGTATACATGGGAGGAGTTCTCTGAAAAGTTATGTGAGAGATTTGGAGAAAGGAGCATGATGGATGTCatagaggaattcaacaaactcaAGCAAGTAGGAAGTGTACAATCCTATTTGCAAAAGTTTGAAGAGTTAAGGTCATTCATGATTCGCCACAACCCCCATCTCTCGGAAGCTTATTTCGTGTCAAACTTCATGAGTGGCCTTAGTGAAGAATTGCGgccaatggtgaaaatgataaGGCTAAGAATAATGGAATAGGCCTCGAAGAGTGCCCGATTACAGGAAACATTGGTAGAGGCGATGATGAAGAAACTGAGGCAAAAGCAACGAGGAATAGTTCTGGGCACCTCTAATGTGGGGGGAAAGAACTACAACCGGGAAGTGATGAAGGGAAAATAGGTAGGGGGATCAAGTTCAGTACCATACGGGGAACAACTGAGAGAACAAAGGAGATTGGCGAACCTCTGTTTTCGTTTTGGCGATAAATACTATCAGGGACACCAATGTAAAAGGCAAATCCTCCTATTAGAGGGTGATGAGGAGGATCAAGGAGAGACAGGGGAATTGAATCTTGAGGAGGATGATAGGGAGGACAATGGGGACATTTCAATTCACGCTCTGAAGGGGGTAGCTAATAATAAGATTATGAAGGTGGAGGGCCGAGCTAATGGGTGTAACCTGATGATTCTAGttgacagtgggagtacccacagcttTCTTGATAAAAACACAGCCAAGAGACTTGAATGTCAACTCACGGGAACCCCACCCTTGAGTGTGATAGTGGTAAATGGGGATAGGGTGTTGAGCAAATCGGCTTGTAATGGTTTTGGCTGGGAAATGCAAGGAGAGATGCTTGAGGTAGACCTAAGACTCCTATAACTCGGAGGCTGTGATGTTATCCTAGGCGTAGATTGGATGAAGTGGGTGAGCCCCATAAACTTTGATTTTAACAGAATAGAGGTTTCCTTCGAAAAGGAAGGGAAAAGGATGACTTTGATCGGAGGGGAGGGAAGGAAACAGGTAGTTGCAAAATGATCAATAGAAGAAGGATGGAGAGGATGTTAAAAGGGAAGTAGAACCAGTTGGCACACTTGTTCTCGATTGTGGTCGTCGAGGAGGCCAAAGAAGGATAGAAGGCGTAAGGAGAGATGTTCCTGACAATTAGCACATCTCAAGATATGGCTGACCAGGTATTTTACTTAGACCTTCTTAGTACATTGCTGGTAGAGTATGAGGATCTATTCTTGGAACCTACATCCCTTCCCCCTACCAAAGTTCATGACCACGCCATCAACCTAAAACCTAACGTAGAACCAGTTAACATCCGGTCTTACCGATACCCCCTTGTCCAAAAgaatgaaattgaaagaatggtTAGGGATATGCTTCAACAATCCATAATCCATCCTAGCCAAAGTCCTTTTGCTTCCCCAGttttattagtaaaaaaaaagatggaacatggcatttttgtgtggattaccgcCAACTAAATGTCTTAACCATCAAAGATAAGTTTCCTATACCCTTTGTTGAGGACATTTGGATGAATTATGCAATGTCCAATTCTTTTTTAAGCTGAACCTACGTTTGTGGTATCACCTAATTCGAATGAAACCTGAGGACATCCCTAAAACagcctttagaacccaccatgggcattttgaattcttaGTGATGCTCTTTGGACTCACCAATGCCCTGACCACCTTCCAATATCTCATGAACCGTATCTTCGAGCCTTACCTTCGCAAGTTcatacttgtattctttgatgatatacttaTCTATAGCTCCACCTTTGACTAACACCTAACTCACCTAAAAACCACATTTGATATCCTCAAATCTAATAAGCTCTTTATTAAGAAGTCTAAGTGTACTTTTGGTCAAGGGCAAATGGAGTATTTGGGCCATATCATATCTAAAGAAGGGGTCAGCACTGACCCGAGGAAGGTAGAGGCTATGGTAGCTTGGCCAATGCCAAATTCAGTAAGGGCTTTGAGGGGATTTTTGGGATTAACTAGGTACTACAGGCGGTTTGTGAAGGGTTACAGGGCCATCAACAAGCCTTTGATAGACTTATTAGGAAGGGGGGGTTTGAGTGGGGACAAACTACGGAGGAAGCTTTTGCTAAGTTGAAAGAAGCTATGAGTAATGTGCCGGTCTTAGGGCTACTAGATTTTAGCAAACCCTTCATTTTAGAGACAAATGCAAGTGGAACGAGTATTGGGGCAGTGTTAGCCCAAGAGGGAAGGCCCTTGGCTTTCTTAAGTCGGGCCTTGAGCCCTAAGCATTTGGGGCTCAGTATCTATGAAAAAGAGTTTATAGCTGTTTTGATGGCGGTGGACAAGTGGAAGCATTACTTGGAAGGGGGAAAATTCATAATCAAAATCGATCATGAAAGTCTAAAGTTCCTATTACAACAAAAACTTCAAACCCAACTGCAAAAAAAAGGTTTGTCCAAATTGATGGGGTTGGATTATACCACATAATATAGAAAGGGGAAGGAAAATACAGCTGCTGACGCATTATCAAGGTGCCATGAGGAAGGAAGTGTGGCAGCCATATCCTAGGTGGTGTCGAAATGGTACAATGAGGTGATTGATAGCTATGAGGAGGATAAAAAACTGAAGGGGTTGTTAGAAAAATTGACAGTGGGGACCTAGGAGGAAGGAGGATATACCTTGAGTGGGGGATTGTTGAGACGTCACGAGAGATTGGTGATTGGGGATGATACCGGGCTTAAGAAGAAGATCATGCAATCCTTGCATGAATCTTCGTTAGGAGGGGCACTCCGGGGTGCAAAACACTTGTGGGTTAAAAGGTTGTTTCAATGGCCAGGGATGAAAGCCAAAATTGGAAGATATGTGTTGCCCTATGACACTTGCAAGAGGTGCAAGTCTGAAAACGTAGCCTATCCCGAACTGTTATAGCCATTACCCATCCCCAACCAAGCTTGGACCAGCGTGtcaatggattttgtggaagggTTTCCAAAATCGGAGGGAAGGGACAATATACTGGTAGTAGTAGATCGGCTGACCAAATTTGTTCATTTCAAGGGCTAACTCACCCTTTTACCGCTCAAGAGGTAGCCAGGGTCTTCCTGGACCGAGTGGTTAAGTTGCATGGGACCCCTAAGTACATTATCTTAGACCGGGATAGGATTTTTACAAGTTTGATGTGGCAGGAACTCATGAAGGCCTTGGGAACCAAGCTAAGCATGTCTATTGCCTACCATCCTCAATCAGACGGGAAAATGGAGAGAGTAAACCAAAGTTTGGAAACCTATCTGAGGTGTGTTTGCCTCTTACGGCCCAAGGAGTGGCACCGATGGTTGTccctagcccaatggtggtataataccAACCACCATTCCTCTATCAAAGTGTCACCATTCGAGGCCCTATTTGGATACCAACCACCAACCTTGCTAGCTGTTGAAAGAGAATCCAATGTAGCAATAGTGGAAGAATACCTACAGCAACGAAAACAAGTAACTCAACAGCTTAAGCAAGAGTTGGCATCGGCCAGGAATAGGATGAAGCAAATAGCTGATCGAAAGAGAAGTGAGAGAGAGTTTGCAATGGGAGATAATGTGTATTTGAGGCTGCGGTATCCACATCTCAAGTCAATCACTAAGGGAAAGGTGACTAAACTCAGCCCTAAGTACTTTGGTCCTTTTGCCATAGAAGCTAAAGTAGGATAGGTGGCATATTGTCTAAAGCTACTGGAGGAGACCCAGATTCATCTAGTATTTCATGTGTCCCTCCTCAAGGAATCCGTGGGAACTCAACTAGTAAGCAAAGCCCTACCTACATTCCCTAAAGAAGCCACCGATGTGGTGGAACCAGAGACTATACTCGAGAGGAGGGTGGTGTACAAGTAGGGGGCTCCATTGATTCAAGTGTCAGTCAAGTGGCGTGGCAGCTCTTCGGATTGCAGCACTTGGGAGTATCTCCTGGATCTCCTAAAACAATTTCCCAGAACGGCCAGTCTttttagcatttcttgaggacaagaaattggtTAAGGAGGGGGTAATTATCACGATCGTCCCTTAATAGctagaattttaatttcttttgcattgtaattttctattttgcttTACTGCTTTCATTTCTagttattattgtaattcctAGAATCAGTTTGTTAGCTAAGATTCCCCACGTGgagctagaataggacaaaacttTTGGTTACAACTGTTGGGGGGGTGAGGATCGCCTGTGGACGTGGCCACCCAGCTATACCAGCCCCCAGGACTCTCTTGGAGAGGCATGGAATATGAAttctcaattctgatttctatctatcttctcttcttcttgatcttccttctcttcttcctaactttctctctcaatctctcccaTTTCTCTGTTAACGCTGTTTACATCTCTTCAATACCATCTGGATTGAGAGTGTAATCCTATTGTCACCCACATTCGTGACATTAATTGACTTGACAAAAGATGAGAAACCTAAACTGCCTTAACCTAATCTTGCTTCGGAAAAGTTTTAAGCAAGCATGAAGATATGTGCCCAAGCAAATTTTCATGGAGTCATATTTCCAGATAAATTCTGATGGAATTACACCAAAACTCAGTCTactttgtgaaaaaaaaaaaagtgcctAACCTTTTGAAGGTGTTACTTGTTTAACTTGTTGGTCATAATTTTGGTCTGTAATTATGTTACCCTGTTGAGCAAGAGTATTATGTTGTGAAATCTGTTCTAGTGACATAGAAGTCATACCTGCACAGTATTGGATTTgcttatttcttcctatttgaCATTGTTGGAATTGAGATTCATGATCCAATGATAACCTCTGAGTAGGGTTTTACAGTTCACTCTATGTGAATTATGATACCACACAAGATGGGCGTTTTGAAAACTTATCCAACATTGAGGTTGGAATGGAATGATTGGTTATGTGGAAGCATCATCATTCCACTTCTTTGATGTTATTATACCTTGGAAGCACCTATTTCTGTCTTCTTTCGACTTTACTCTTCTGGTGCTTGTGTGATTTAAACTTATGGAAGTTTGTCTAAGAACACTGTCTGATTTACTGGACTTACAGTAACATTGACTTTATTAGTGGGGCATTTTTTTTCTGTGTTAGAAATTGGATGAAATTCTACAACTAAGTCCGTGTACCAGTAACAGTACTTAACCCTTAATCACTTTAGAATTTTACTTGTTCCCCACAGTATTTGCTAATGCATTTTACTTCTTGATTCAGGAATTGGTTGATTCTATTCTGTGGGATGAGGTCAGCTTACTTCCAGATGAAGTAGTACGGCCAGAGCTGGTTTATGAATATAAGAACTGGAAACATGAAGTTATGAAATGGTTTTCAATATCACATCCTTTACCTAGTGTTGGAGACATAGGGAAACAGACTAGTCACAGCCCTTTGCCAACAGGACTTCAGGTTAGCAGGAAGAGACCCAAGCTTGAAGTTCGTCGTGCTGAGTCACACCTCTTCCAGGTTGATGCCCAGGGTTCAGCTCAGGCCGTAACTGTGGAGATTGATGCGGGATTTTTTGATGGTCAAGGTATTGGGCATACTGGTCAACTTGAAACCAATCCTGCTAGAGAGGAACTTCATTTGGAGGGCACCGCATATAAAGGACCTCCCAGTAGTTTGACTGATAAATGGGGTGAGATTGTTGTTGAAGCTGAAGGTTCTGAGGTCATTCAGAGTAAAGATGTGAATGTGACACCGATTGGTGGAGGGGCGGCTAGGAAATCCTTGGATCCTTGTAATAAGAATCGCCAGTGCTTAGCTTTTATTGAAGCAAAGGGAAGACAGTGTGTAAGGTGGGCAAATGATGGTGATGTTTACTGCTGTGTGCATTTGGCCTCCCGTTTTGTTGGCAATACTGCAAAAGCAGAGGCTAGTCCACCTGTAGATGTGCCATTGTGTGAAGGTACCACTACTCTTGGTACCAGGTGCAAGCATCGGTCTCTATATGGATCCTCTTTCTGCAAGAAACACAGACCCCATGACAATAAGAATGTGACCTCGAATTCACCTAATGATAGGATTAAGAGAAAGCATGAGGAGGTTATGAACATATCTGATACCACAAATTGCAAAGCGATTGTATTAGTGGGAGAAGTTGAAACACCTCTCCAAGTGAATCCCATCTCAGTCATGAGTAAAGAAGCTTTCAGTGAAAGGAACTTAATGGAGATATCTGGACAGTCCAGGTTGGAATATGATGGCAATGAGGTGTTACACTGCATAGGCTCAAGTCCTCAGGATTACAGTAATCCTTGTCTAGAAATTCCAAAAAGTCATTCCTTATACTGTGAAAAACACCTACCAGGGTGGCTGAAGCGTGCAAGGAATGGGAAAAGCAGGGTAATTTCAAAGGAAGTTTTTATAGATCTTTTGAAGGATTGTTGCTCACGGGAGCAAAAACTGCATTTACATCAAGCATGTGAGGTGTTCTACAGGCTCTTCAAAAGTATCCTATCCCTAAGAAATCCTATTCCTAAGGAAATCCAACTACAGTGGGCCATTTCTGAAGCTTCTAAAGATGTTAGAATAGGGGAGTTACTGATCAAGTTGGTTTGCAGTGAAATAGAGAGACTCAGGAGGCTTTGGGGCTTTGATGCTGGCCAAGACAAACAGTCTTCTTCACATGGCAAAGAATTGGTTCCTTTCGAAGAACCAGTTCCTGTTCCAGTGGCTACTGATGGTGAGCATGACATACAAAATACCGTCAAATGCAAAATATGCtctgataatttttttgatgaCAAAGCACTTGGCGCACACTGGATGGACAATCATAAAAAGGAAGCACAATGGCTATTTAGAGGTTATGTTTGTGCTATCTGCCTGGACTCCTTTACTAACAAGAAGGTCCTGGAAGCACATGTGCAGGAGAGACACCATGTGCAATTTGTGGAACAATGCATGCTTTTACAGTGTATTCCTTGTGGTGGTCATTTTGGGAACCCTGAGCAGTTATGGTTGCATGTGTTCTCAGTTCATCCTGATAAGCTCAGGATGTCAGAACATGCTGAACAGCATAACCTGATTTGTGGTGAAGATTCTCCTCAGAGACTTGAGCTGGGAAATTCAGTTTCTGTTGATAATAAGACCTCTAATAGTCAAGGTGGTCTTAGAAAGTTCATTTGCAGGTTTTGCAGGTTGAAGTTTGATTTGCTGCCTGACCTAGGTCGTCATCATCAAGCTGCTCATATGGGGCCAAATTCTGTAACCCCTCGTCCCCCTAAGAGAGGTGTTCGTTTTTATGCTTATAGGTTAAAATCAGGGAGACTAAGTCGTCCTAAATTTAGGAAAGGTCTAGGATCAGTATCATATCGCATTCGGAATAGGGGTGCTGCAAGTATGAAAAAACGCTTCCAGGCTTTAAATGCTGTTGGCAGTGGGGACATGAAGGTGCACTCTCATGTAACTGAAGCAGGAAATCTAGGTAGATTGGTAGAGTCTCAATGCTCAGCTGTTGCAAAGATATTATTTTCTGAGATCCAGATAACAAAACCACATCCTAGTAATCTTGATATTATAACTATTGCTCGATCTTCATGTTGCAAGGTCAGCCTCCAAAcctctttggaggagaaatatGGGCTATTGCCAGAATGTTTGTACTTGAAGGCAGCCAAACTTTGTAGTGAGTATAATATTCTTGTGACTTGGCATAAGGAGGGGTTTGTTTGTCCTAAAGGGTGTAAACCAATTTCAGGCCCAAATATAGTATCCTCATTGATGCCACTCTCAGAGGATTTACTGGGACCACAATCTGCAGAGGGAGATCCTGCAGAGAATGAATGGGAGATGGATGAGTGCCACTATGTTGTTGATTCCCGCCATTTTAAACATAATCCCATACAGAAAACTTTCATCTTGTGTGATGATATAAGCTTTGGACTGGAGTCAATTCCCGTAATATGTGTGGTGGATGAAGATCTTTTGGATTCCATTCGCATTGTTCGAGATAGTTCTGGTGGCCAACTAACTGCATATTCTATGCCCTGGGAGAGCTTTACATATGTCAGGAAACCATTGCTTGATCGATCCCTTGAAGCTGAGGTACTGTCAAAAACTTCCTTTGGTCCTGGTTTATATCAACAgcttcttgtcttttcattttcttttcttatcctTGTCTAAATCATCTTGATGTAGATTATTTTAGTTTCTTGCAAATTATCTCTCTCGTCCCACTTTGAATGATACATAAAGGGCATCCCCAGTGCCTAGGGCTTCCTGCTTTTTGGGGGAGGGGAGGGTCATTTTTGTACAAAACATTCCTGTTACTGTTTTTATGAAGAGGTTGTTTCCAGTGCTCAAACTCATAACTTTTTGGTCataaaggagcaaccttatCATTGCCACCGAGGCTCAGCCTTtgagaacatatgaa from Diospyros lotus cultivar Yz01 chromosome 6, ASM1463336v1, whole genome shotgun sequence encodes:
- the LOC127803442 gene encoding histone-lysine N-methyltransferase SUVR5 isoform X4, which gives rise to MGESNCVEHGGQVQVADVKENDLSPDVERAQEERQGEAQWTNGELGNSEGQCSGASYFEIEMEGQNISCDSHDSEDDTFNGQELSTETCLASETSDLILDANDNGLLANPREGESSLSESNWLERDEALAVWVKWRGKWQAGIRCARADWPLATLKAKPTHDRKKYLVIFFPRTRNYSWADVLLVRPINQFPEPIAYKTHKVGVKMVKDLTLACRFIMQKLAVGMLNIIDQHTKALVENARNVMVWKEFAMEASRCKSYSDLGSVLLKLQTMIMESCLNSDWLQHSFHSWAQRCQNANSAESVEMLKEELVDSILWDEVSLLPDEVVRPELVYEYKNWKHEVMKWFSISHPLPSVGDIGKQTSHSPLPTGLQVSRKRPKLEVRRAESHLFQVDAQGSAQAVTVEIDAGFFDGQGIGHTGQLETNPAREELHLEGTAYKGPPSSLTDKWGEIVVEAEGSEVIQSKDVNVTPIGGGAARKSLDPCNKNRQCLAFIEAKGRQCVRWANDGDVYCCVHLASRFVGNTAKAEASPPVDVPLCEGTTTLGTRCKHRSLYGSSFCKKHRPHDNKNVTSNSPNDRIKRKHEEVMNISDTTNCKAIVLVGEVETPLQVNPISVMSKEAFSERNLMEISGQSRLEYDGNEVLHCIGSSPQDYSNPCLEIPKSHSLYCEKHLPGWLKRARNGKSRVISKEVFIDLLKDCCSREQKLHLHQACEVFYRLFKSILSLRNPIPKEIQLQWAISEASKDVRIGELLIKLVCSEIERLRRLWGFDAGQDKQSSSHGKELVPFEEPVPVPVATDGEHDIQNTVKCKICSDNFFDDKALGAHWMDNHKKEAQWLFRGYVCAICLDSFTNKKVLEAHVQERHHVQFVEQCMLLQCIPCGGHFGNPEQLWLHVFSVHPDKLRMSEHAEQHNLICGEDSPQRLELGNSVSVDNKTSNSQGGLRKFICRFCRLKFDLLPDLGRHHQAAHMGPNSVTPRPPKRGVRFYAYRLKSGRLSRPKFRKGLGSVSYRIRNRGAASMKKRFQALNAVGSGDMKVHSHVTEAGNLGRLVESQCSAVAKILFSEIQITKPHPSNLDIITIARSSCCKVSLQTSLEEKYGLLPECLYLKAAKLCSEYNILVTWHKEGFVCPKGCKPISGPNIVSSLMPLSEDLLGPQSAEGDPAENEWEMDECHYVVDSRHFKHNPIQKTFILCDDISFGLESIPVICVVDEDLLDSIRIVRDSSGGQLTAYSMPWESFTYVRKPLLDRSLEAESLQLGCACPHSTCSPENCDHVYLFDDDYENAKDIYGKPMRGRFPYDEKGRIILEEGFLVYECNHICSCSRSCQNKVLQNGVQVKLEVFKTEKKGWAVRAREAILCGTFVCEYIGEIIDEQEANRRRDRYGGKGWGYFYDIDSHLSDLSRLIEGQVPYVIDAMNYGNVSRYLNHSCSPNLVSRQVLVETIDCQLAHIGLYASRDIAAGEELTYNFRYKLLPGEGHPCHCGASNCRGRLY